One Triplophysa dalaica isolate WHDGS20190420 chromosome 11, ASM1584641v1, whole genome shotgun sequence genomic window carries:
- the akt3a gene encoding RAC-gamma serine/threonine-protein kinase: protein MNDVTIVKEGWVQKRGEYIKNWRPRYFLLKTDGSFIGYKEKPQDADLPYPLNNFSVAKCQLMKTERPKPNTFIIRCLQWTTVIERTFHVDSPEERDEWAEAIQMVADKLQRQEEERIQCSPTSQIDNLGEEEMDTSISHHKRKTMSDFDYLKLLGKGTFGKVILVREKASGKYYAMKILKKEVIIAKDEVAHTLTESRVLKNTRHPFLTSLKYSFQTKDRLCFVMEYVNGGELFFHLSRERVFSEDRTRFYGAEIVSALDYLHSAKIVYRDLKLENLMLDKDGHIKITDFGLCKEGITDAATMKTFCGTPEYLAPEVLEDNDYGRAVDWWGLGVVMYEMMCGRLPFYNQDHEKLFELILMEDIKFPRTLSSDAKSLLSGLLIKDPNKRLGGGPDDAKEIMRHSFFVGINWQDVYDKKLVPPFKPQVSSETDTRYFDEEFTAQTITITPPEKFDEDGMDCMDNERRPHFPQFSYSASGRE from the exons gTGAATATATTAAGAATTGGAGACCTCGCTACTTCCTGCTGAAAACCGATGGATCCTTTATTGGATACAAGGAAAAGCCACAGGATGCAGATTTACCATATCCACTCAATAACTTCTCTGTTGCAA aATGCCAGCTGATGAAAACAGAACGACCAAAGCCGAACACTTTTATTATTAGATGTCTACAGTGGACTACAGTCATAGAGAGAACCTTCCATGTGGACAGTCCAGAAGAAAG GGATGAGTGGGCAGAGGCGATTCAGATGGTGGCAGATAAACTCCAAAGGCAGGAGGAGGAACGTATCCAGTGTAGTCCCACCTCACAGATAGACAACTTGGGAGAAGAGGAGATGGACACGTCTATTAGTCACCACAAACGCAAG ACGATGAGTGACTTCGACTACTTGAAATTATTGGGGAAAGGCACTTTCGGTAAAGTCATTCTTGTAAGGGAGAAGGCCAGCGGGAAATATTATGCAATGAAAATTTTGAAGAAGGAGGTTATTATAGCAAAG GATGAAGTGGCCCACACGCTCACGGAAAGCCGAGTgctgaaaaacaccagacatcCTTTTTTAACC TCTTTGAAGTACTCATTCCAAACGAAAGACCGGCTTTGCTTTGTGATGGAATACGTCAATGGAGGAgag CTGTTTTTCCATTTGTCGAGAGAACGGGTGTTCTCCGAGGACCGCACGCGCTTCTACGGCGCCGAGATCGTTTCCGCCCTCGACTACCTGCACTCTGCCAAGATAGTGTACCGGGATCTCAAG CTGGAGAACTTAATGCTTGATAAAGACGGTCACATCAAAATTACAGACTTTGGCCTCTGCAAGGAAGGAATCACGGATGCTGCTACCATGAAGACCTTCTGTGGAACACCAGAGTATCTGGCACCAGAG gTTCTGGAGGACAATGATTATGGTCGTGCAGTGGACTGGTGGGGTCTGGGTGTGGTCATGTATGAGATGATGTGTGGTCGACTGCCTTTCTACAATCAGGACCATGAGAAGCTCTTTGAGCTCATCCTAATGGAGGATATCAAGTTTCCCAGAACGCTTTCTTCTGACGCCAAGTCCCTGCTGTCGGGCCTGCTCATCAAAGACCCCAACAAGAG acTTGGTGGAGGACCGGATGATGCTAAGGAAATTATGCGTCATAGTTTCTTTGTTGGAATAAACTGGCAGGATGTCTATGATAAAAAG CTGGTACCTCCCTTCAAGCCTCAGGTGTCATCAGAGACAGATACCAGATACTTCGATGAAGAGTTCACAGCTCAGACGATTACAATAACCCCTCCTGAAAAAT TTGATGAAGACGGGATGGACTGCATGGATAATGAGCGAAGGCCACATTTCCCCCAGTTCTCTTACTCGGCCAGCGGGAGAGAGTGA